In the genome of Microcoleus vaginatus PCC 9802, the window AATTCTAAGGCTTGGTCGTAGGAGACTATCGCTTCTTCCCATCTTCCTAAATTACCCAGTGCAATGCCCCGATTGTTCCAGGCTTCGTGATACTCTGGTTTGATTTCTAAGGCTTTGTCGAATGAGGTGATCGCTGCTTCCAATCTTCCTAAATTACCCAGTGCAATGCCCCGATTGTTCCAGGCTTCGTGATAATCTGGTTTGATTTCTAAGGCTTTGTCGTAGGAGGCTATCGCTGCTTCCAATTTTCCTAGATTACCCAGTGCAATGCCCCGATTGTTCCAGGCATACTCCTCATCGGGTTTGAATTCTAAGGCTTTGTCGTAGGAGGCTATCGCTTCTTCAAATCTTCCTAGACTACCCAGTGCAATGCCCCGATTGTACCAGGCAACATGATTATCTGGTTTGAATTCTAAGGCTTTGTCGAAGGAGGCGATCGCCTTTGCAGATTCTTCAGCATAGCCATACAATAAACCTTGTTCATAAAACAATTCTGCTTGTTGTTCGGGTGTTTGCCCATCCTCATCAATTAAAGATTGAATCCTCACCAATTCCCGTTTTCTTTCTTGGGGAGTCAAAGCTAGATAATCTTCTTGCTTCCATCTTTCGGAACAAGCCTGCCTTGATTCTAGTTGCAGCAGTTCTTTATCCATTGACAACTTAAATAAACTCGATCGCCAATCGAAAAAGTCAGGTGCCCGTTGAATAAAATAATCAATAGCAAACTTAGGCAACAGAAAAACAAAACAGATTTTAAAATTATCTCGAAATCGTTCTCGCTGCTGGTTTAAATTAATAAAAACAGGCGGCACTCCCCGCCAACTGTAAGAGTAAATATCCTTACTTTCCCAGCCGATATCCTTTTTCTCTTGTTCGTATTCATAAAGTGAATATTCTAAACCCTGGACAAAGAGGACATTGATGCGAGCGCGATTTGGCAACTCTTCAATTAGATTGTAAAAATCATAAACCGATTCCTTCAGCCGCAAAACCTCAATATTTTGCTGCGGAATATCTGTTTTAACTCTAGTAATCCAGCGTTCTCCCTCCGCCGGTGAACACTCCACAAACAACAAGCTAAACCCATCTGTCCGCTTGAGAGTGCGTACCAGAGTTAGATATTCTTCCTCCGGTTCTGCAGGTGGCAAATCTTCGTCCCAATCAATTGCTTCTGGTTTCATGGCTGAAGTAGAGCGACTGCTTCCTTAAATTCCTGAATGCCTTTAATTAGCGGGTGAACATCATACCAAGGCTGCATTTCTCCTTCATCATCAAAATATCGGTATTCCAAAATACAGCGGTTAAATAGCAAACTGCGGTGCTTTTCTTCATTAAGTATCCGGTGAGAAATAGAGACTTTTGCTAAAATTGACCATTCATCTTGTCCGGGAGTTTTGCGGTAGACATTCCGCTCTTTCGTGATTGCTCTTTGGGCCGCTTTGGCAGTAATTGGCAAATTCTGTGTTTGATTCACAGATTCTCGCATCATCTTCATCAAATCCCTAACGTGACCTCCACTCATCAAGCACAGCCGTTCTAGGGTTTCTTCGGTGTCAAACAATCCTGTCTCTAAAGATAGATTTGGAGCGATTTTTTGCACCCGCTTCTTAATCAACTCTTTAATTTTAGCAAGTCCCGGTTGGTGAGCGCTACCATCTAGATTCTGTACCAGAATCATTGGCAGCACTTGCGGAGTATTGTACTTATCGCTTAAATCAGCAGCGCGATTGGAATGCACCATCGAAATAGGTACAGTGTAAACGACGTGGCAATCTAAAGCTTGGAGTTGTTCGCTGCGGTCTAAGAAAATTTGGTCTAGATTGCTGCGTCCTCCTGCGTCTGCTGCAGAAAAGGGCACAATCCGGTCTAAATTATCGGCAATCGCTACCAGTTGCGAATATTTATTGGGCAACTTTTTTTTAGCGTCGCCAATAAACTCATTTAGCGCATCAATCAGCGTTTGTGTTTGGGGCTCAACTTTTTCTCGGATTTTGTGGCGCAGACTCGGTTGAGTTCTCACATTCGCCGTCAACTTGGCAAACTGACTAATTTGCGCCTCTAAGCTCAATTTTTCAAAAGATATTTCTGTTAGCCCTAAATCTTTTAAATCGTCCCAGCGGTCTTTCATCCAATTGACCAAAGGCTTGGAGTCAGCCTCTTTAATTGCTTCTAATAAGTGTCTGGTGCAAGCTAGCAAAATATCTGTATATTCAGTATCTTCGGGATTGATATCTTCGGCGTCAGCCGCGAAATAAACTACAAAATAACCTTTGTTGTTCAAGTGTTGCTGTAGCCGCAGCAATTCGGTTGATTTTCCAGCACCGCGATGTCCTGCATACAACTGGCAAGTCATCGGTTCTGAACGCTCAATGTTGAGGCCCAAGTCTAGGGTAATATTGTCATCTCCTCGCACTTCCCCACAGTCAACATATTGCGGGTCGCCTGCTGGTAAAGGAGAAGATGGGTTAAAGGCGTTGTAGAGGTCTTTTAGTAGTTTTTCTGTATTTTGAGTCATAAATTTTTTTTAGTATTTTTGGTTTTTTATAGGCTCAACCGCAGATTTAAAGCAGATGAACACCGATAAACGCAGATAATTATAAGAAGAGCGATCGAATCTATGCAAAAGGCTGGGTGCACATGGCGCACCCAACAATCACTACTTTTAGGCTTGGTATTTTTTCAAAATTGCGACTTTTTCCGGGAAGATTTCGATCGCCATTTTGTCATCATAACGAGTCGCGAGCGATCGCCTCACCTCGCCCAAAAACAGCGGCTGCGACAGCCCAGGTTCAGGATGTACCACTGTACGAACCCGGATTGTCATGTAGTCTCGGCCCCGCCCAGAGCGCCCTGGAGAGTACAAATCCGCAGCCGCTTGCTGCATCGTTGCTTCTAATTCCGATTCCGTGATCGTAGGCGGCACAGTAACTACTGTTTGAGCGCCGCCTGTATCGTAAACTAAAGAATAGCGAACTGCACCGGGAATTTCTGTGCGGGAAAACAGTCCCAAACCCAGACCAAATATACTCGCAGCAATTACTCCCATAAAGCTTGTCACTCCTACCAATCGGAAGCGAAAACCCCATTTGAAGATAAATGCTATAACAGTTAGAATAGCCAAGGCTACTGTTAGAATTCCCGCCCATTGGGCGTACATTAAAAGGTTAGAATTTACGTTCATTTGATAATTTGTTGACTGTTGACTGTTGACTGTTGACTGTTGATATTAGTTACCGATACCCGATGCCCAATGCCCACTGCCCAATGCCCAATGATTAATTAAGCGTTTCGGCCCATAAGCAGATAAGTCATCATATCGCCTTTCCCCTTCACTGGAATCACGCCGCGCTCTTCAAAAACGTACTTATCCCGCAGGCGCTCGTAGGTAGCAACTGTCACCTGAATGCTGCCGGCGACGCCTTGAGATTCCATCCGGGAAGCTGTATTTACCGTATCTCCCCACAAATCGTAAGTAAATTTTTTAGTACCGATTACCCCAGCTTCTACCGGGCCTGTGTGGATGCCGATGCGGATGCTGAGCGGCTGACCTCCCTTGGTATGTATCTTAGTCATTGCTGCTTGAATTTCCAGCGCCATTTCGGCGATCGACTCAGCGTGGTCGTCGCTGGGCGTAGGCAAACCGCCAACAACCATATAAGCATCGCCGATCGTCTTAATTTTCTCAAGTCCGTAGCGCTCGGCCAACTCGTCAAAAGCCGAAAAAATCTCGTTGAGCAACTCCACCAATTGGGCCGGCGATAAATGAGCCGAAAGCTTCGTAAAACCGACCAAATCGGCAAACATCACTGTTACCTCAGCGAAACTGTCTGCGATCGTAATTTCCCCGTGTTTCAGGCGCTGCGCGATCGCCTTGGGTAAAATATTTAACAGCAAACGCTCGGACTTTTCCTTTTCCTGGGCCAACTCATGTAAATAAGCCTGTTCCTTATCCCGCAGCCGCTTCTTTTCCAGACAAGCGCTAATCCGAGCCTTGAGCAATACCGGATTGAACGGTTTAGAAAGATAATCCTCCGCCCCCAACTCTATACACCGGACGATACTGTCGATATCGTCCACCGCCGAAATCATAATCACCGGGATGTAGCGCAAATTCTCGTCCGCCTTCAGACTTTCGAGCACCTGATAGCCGTTCATTTGCGGCATCATAATGTCTAAAAGAACCAAATCAAAAGGATCGCTTCGCAACATTTCCAGAGCTTGGAGACCATCTTCAGCAACAGTCACCACATGGCCTTGACGCTGAAGTCGGCGGGCCAGCAAATCGCGGTTTACCTCATTGTCGTCAACAACCAGCACGCTGCCCTCATCACCTTTCATGTCATGGCCTCTTTGAGAAGCGTTTCAATTTTACCCAAAAGTCTGGGAAACTCGACCGGTTTAGTGTCGTAGTCATTGCAGCCGGCCGCAAGACACTTTTCACGATCGCCCGCCATTGCGTGAGCCGTCAGCGCAATCACCGGAATCCTGCTAGTTTCAGGAGCCGCCTTAATTTGCTGCGTTGCTTGCCAGCCGTCGAGAACCGGCAGACTCATATCCATCAGAATCAAATCGGGTACTTTCGCGAGCGCCATCGACACTCCCTCAGCACCGTCAACAGCAATAAAGACCTCATGTCCCTTGCGGGCCAGACGCCTGGAAAGCATATCCCTGTTCATTTCGTTATCTTCGACCAACAGGATTTTAGCCATTGGTGTTCTCCTTGCCTTTCGAGTCGTACCTGCGATCGAACCTGTCATTGACTATAGAGCGAACATCGCGCAACAAAGTATCGCAACTGTAGACTCCCTTTTGTAGCACCCGCTCGACGTAGCCGTTTAGTTGCTGGCTTTCGGCCGGTGTCAAGTCTTTCCCCGTGATCACAACAATCGGTATAGGATCTCCCGAATGGGATTTGCGAATTTCCCCGATCAACTCAAAACCATCCATTTCTGGCAGCGTCAAATCCAGTAATATCAGGTGCGGGCGAGCAACTTTTAGCCGATCGAGAGCAGCGCGTCCGCTGTCAGCTTCCGTTACTGCCCAGCCTTGTGTTTCTAGTACGCATCGCAGTATTTCGCGCGTGGCAACGTCGTCTTCCACAATTAGAATCTGACAGGTCAAATTGTTACTTGCAACGCCGTCTTGGTCGCGTCGGTACTTGTTCAACAAGGCAGCCAGCCGTTTGCCGTCCACTGGTTTGGTGAGGTAGTCCGAGGCACCCAATGCGAAGCCGAGGCTTTTGTTGCCCACAAAGGATAGCAGGATTACGGGAATTTCGGCAAGCTCAGGATCGGCCTTCAGCGCTGAGAGTACCGCCCAGCCGTCCATTCCGGGCATTATCACGTCCAGGGTAATGGCGTCTGGCCGTAGTTGCTTAGCGAGCCGGAGAGCTTGCTCGCCACTGCCGGCGACTTCTATGTGCAGTCCTTGGCGACTAAGGGCGCGCTGGATTAAATCCCGCGAAATCGGGTCGTCGTCCACTACCAGCACCGTGCCGACAGCGGGGGCGTCCGGAGGGCTAGTGCTGTCGTGGACTTTGTTGGGGATTTCCGGCTGTTTGATGGCTGTGGGCAAGAGCACGGTGAAAGTGGTGCCTGCGCCCAAGGTGCTGCTGACCTCAATACTGCCACCCATCATCTGACAGAAGCGCTGACTGATTGCTAGTCCCAAACCGGTGCCACCGTACTCGCGGGTAGTCGAGGCATCAGCTTGGGTGAAAGGTTGGAAAACTCGCTCCAATTGCTCTTGTGTCATGCCGATGCCAGTGTCGGCGACGCGGAAACTTAAAAATTCGGAGTTGGAAATTAAAATTTGGGAAGATTCCTCTTGATTTTTCATTTTTAATTGTTCATTTTTAATTCTTTCCACTCCGATCGCAATTCTCCCGTTTTGTGTGAACTTGGCAGCGTTGCTGAGCAAATTAAGCAGCACTTGCCGCACTTTGGTCATGTCCGCGTGCATGGTGTCGAGGTTGTCTGGACAGTACACTTCTAGGGTATTACCGTTTTTATCTACCAGCGGCCTCGCCGTGGCAACAGCACTTTCAATTAAGGTATGGATCTCGAAGGTTTCTAAGTAGAGATCCATTCGGCCTGCTTCAATTTTAGAAATATCTAGGATGTCGTCAATCAGGGACAGCAAGTGTTTGCCGGCGCTGCAGATTTTTTCGAGGTCGGGGACGGATTCGCAACTGCCCAATTCTTCGGCTTCTTCTTTGAGCATTTCGCTGTAGCCGATGATGGCGTTGAGGGGTGTGCGAAGTTCGTGGCTCATGTTGGCGAGAAATGTGCTTTTTGCCCGGTTGGCTGATTCTGCTGCTTCTAGGGCTAACTGCATGGCGGATTCTGCCTGTTTGCGATCGGTGATGTCTTGGACTGTGCCTTCGTAGTACAAAACGCTGCCGTTTTCGTCGCAGATGCTGCGCGCGTTTTCGGAAATCCAGATCGTGCTACCGTCTCGGCGGTATATTTGGGACTCAAATTTTGACACTTGGCGGCGCGCGCCCAATTGGGCCATAAACTCGGCGCGCCGATGGGGGTCAACGTAAAATTGACGGTTGATATCGGTGAATTCGGCAAGCATTTGGGTATAGGATTCGTAACCGTAAATTCTGGCTAGTGCGCGATTGCCGTTGAGGTAGTGCCCTGAAGGCGTTGTCTGGAATATGCCTTCGACTGCGTTTTCAAAGATGCTGCGGTATTTTGTTTCGGATTGTCTCAAGGCTGCTTCTGCTCGCTTGCGCTCTAGGACATTGGCGAGCATTTCTCCTACCATTTTTAGCTGTGTGGAGATTTCGGTTGCTCGACCTGCTGTTTGCTTTAAGCCATCGAATCCGAGAAATCCTACTAGGTTTTTACTACAAATTAGGGGAACAATTATCAGCGATTGAATATTTTGTAGCTGTTTTTTAAATTCTAAATTATTTAGGGAAGCGCCAATCGAAGGTATTGAGGCGGTTGCTGTTTGATTGAGTGTTTGGGATGGGGAGTCTGTCTGGAATTCGGCTGAAATTTGACCGATAAAATAGCCAATTTCGGCTTTGGCTGGGGGCGCGAGTTCGCCGATTTCTGGAATATAGAGGCATTCCGCGCGATCGAGTTTTTCTGCGATCCAAGGGATTTGTGCGATGTCTATTTGTTTGTAGGTGCTGTCTTTGACTGCCGGAATGCTTTCGCGGCACCACTCGTAGGTTTTGTCGGCGCGGGTGTTGTCTTCTGATAACAGGTAGATGTAACTGCGGTCAAACCCGCTCAAGGTGGCTATCGCTTCGAGGGTTTGATCGATGCCTTTGTTTATTTCTGATAAGGGCTGGCTGATGAAATGGCTTGACAAACGGGCAATCAACTGAGCGGATTCTATTTGATACTGCAAAGATTCTTCTACTTTTTTGAGTTCGGTAACGTCTCGAAAGCTCCAGACTCTACCGACTGTTTTCGCTCCGACTTTTGAGGGCAACGAATTTAATTCAAGAATTTTTCCGTCTTTAAATTCTAATAATTCGTTGATTTTAGTATCTGGATCTGCGGACACTTTGATCACGTTTTGGAGAAATCTTTGCGGGTATTTTAATTGTTCCCTGTCCAAGGGGAATCCTGTTTTGATTGTGTTTTTGAGTGTGGCGAAGGTCGAGCGGCTCAACTTTCCTTGGCTGGCGGACAAACCCCACATTTCTAGAAATTTCTGATTATAATTACATATATTGCCGTTTCTGTCAACCGCCAGAATTCCTGCATCTGTAGATTTTAGAACTGCTTGCAGTATCGAGAGCGATTGCTTCTGTTCTCTAATGTCAAAAAACACCAAGACGGATATTTCGCTGCCCTCAACTGCGGGATGGAAAAAATAGGAAACTGGTAAAATCTTGCCGTCGCGACACAAAAACTCGTCGTCCCAATTGTTGCAAGGTTGACTCGAAGCGATCGCCTCTTGTAAATTTAGTGTAGGTGCGATCGTCACATCTTCACTCTTGCTTGGCGACTGTTTCGGAGCCGTCAGAACTGGGGATTTGTTGCCTTTCTTTTGCTTGCCGATGCGCTCTAGCAGGGAAACGCCTGCAAGTTCCGACTCTCGCCATCCCAGCAAGCGTTCTGCCTCTGGATTCACCGAGATTACACAGCCCTTCCTGTCAAGGATACACACTCCCGCCCCCAAACTGTTGACACTCGTCGCCCGCAGTCGATCGAATTCTGAAGCTGTTGGAGAGTCTTGAGGGGACTGGGGCGAGTTAGTTAAATCCTTGAGCGCCACCGTCTCCAAGTTAAAACAATCTTCCCGCTGAAGTTGTTGCTGACTCTGAACTCCGTCATAGCTACAACTTACCTGCTCTAATAAAAGCTGCCACTGCTCAGCAGTGGGAGGGGGAGACTCGCCGACTAAACCGAGCTGTTCGAGTTGGCGCTGGAGGTGGGGGTGCATATTTTCTGGCGCTTTGTAGGCAACTTTCTACAGTATATCTTTATTAATTAATAGTATATATACGTAAGTATACCGTTAGGGGACAAGTACGCGATCGAAGTCTATAACAGGTTTTATTGAGAAGCCGAGGGCTCCTGTCTCCTCTCCAAAATCTTTCAAACTGCGCTAATTATATTAATTCTCAGAAGTTTTAGGGGTTGTCAACCAACCAAGCCTCTGAATGTCGGAAGCACACTCAAAAATCATAATATCATCTTATCTGATCAAGTCAATAGACCTCTTGCAAAAGTCATTCTGAAAGGTTAAGTTCATAGTTATAGATACCTGCAATCAGGTTGAAGCGTAAACCAAATCTACGTCGGCGATTTCGGTAACGTTCCGACAGAATCCGAAAAATTTTCAGTTTCCGATTGACGTGTTCAATGACAATACGTTGGGTTGCCAGAGTACGGTTTTCTTGCCGTCCAACCTTAGATAAATTAGAGCTTTTGGGCTTTTTAGTAGGGATCTGACTATTGGCATGAAGTTTCCTAATTCCTTGATAACCCTTGTCACCTAAAAGCTTAATTGTAGTGGCTAGCCTGACTTTACTGCTCTTGAATAGTCGAAAGTCATGCCTTCTGCCTTTACCATGAGCTATGCAGATAATTGCTCCCGTCTTTTGATTGACCACTAATTGTGACTTCAAGGTGTGATACTTTTTTTTGCCCGAAAACACTTGTCGTTGTTTTTTTTTGGACGCTCGACTGGACTTTCGGTCACATCGACCACAACTACTTCTAAAACTGAGTCAGGTTGTCGCAGTGCTTTCTTTCCGGGTAAGCTAAACCGACCTGAACGAATCAATGTATCCTCTACGTGCCTCACGATCCGGAACGCAGTCGATTCATTGATGTTCCAGCTTTGAGCAATGTGAAAGTAGGTACGGTACTCTCGCCAATATTGTAATGCCAGTAGTACCTGATCTTCTAAGCTCAGTTTAGGCGGACGACCGGGTTTCCGTTTCTGAAGTTGCTGTTGTTTGAGAACTGACACCATTTCTGCAAAAGTTGTATACCCAACGCCACATAATCTCTTGAAGGCTTCTGGCTTTAAGCTTTGCACTTGTTCGTAAGTCATCAGTTTTTCCTCTCAATCACCTCACTATTGCCCTTATTGGGGACTTTTGCAAGAGGTCTAATATTCCCACAACTTTTGGTAGCGATACTACAAGCTTTACAGGACAAGGATAATAAAAAAATAAAATTAAATGCAAGTCACGGATGGAGACGGCATTGATTTAATTATCCACAGTCGATCAAAGTCCTATAAAATAAGCCACTGCACCAGAGAAAAACTATCCGGAGTTTTTATCAAGTGAACTTACCCTCAAAAACTAGGTGACCCCCAAAAAACGATCACGTACGCTTGTACAGGACTGGAAAAATTATTATTTCCCTGCCAGCGTAAACGATTTAAGCGCTTTTCGTACTTACTCATAAATTAATTTAATTATGGTTATCTAACCCAGCCTAATCTTCTACCTCTATATTATAAAAACCTAGGAAAAAAAGTGAGTTGCTCATGTGATAAATTATCTGCCAAATCTCCCTAACTGCTAGCGAAGTAATCAGCAACTGGCGGAGGGAAATAAAATTTGCAGGCATCAAAAAAAATGTCAAAAAAATATTATTCGTCAGACTTTTCGGTTGAGATCGAAAGGTCGGTGAAAATAGCTGGCAGCCGAATGATAAAAGTAGAACCTTTGCCCACATCGCTGAATGCAGTAATGTCTCCGCCCATCATTTCGCAGAATTTCTTAGTAATCGTCAGCCCCAAACCAGTGCCGCCATACTTCTTAGTAGTTGAAGAATCGGCTTGGGTGAAAGGCTCAAAGATTTTGGCTAACTGTTCGGGACTCATGCCAATGCCGGTATCTTTGACCGTAAAAATGATCCAATCTTGAGCGGAAGATAACAGAGACAAGCTATTTTCAGCTTGGCCACCTCCTCTATACGCTCCAAGTCTTTTGGCTTTATTTGCAGTGTCGGCGGGGGTTTCGACGGATCGGGTAACGGCGAAGGTAATCGCGCCGGAGCAAGTAAATTTCGCGGCATTGCTGAGGAGGTTGAGCAGAGACTGCCGGAGTTTAGTCAAGTCGGCCTGCATCGAGCCAATATCCTCGGGGCATTGTATATCTAGGATATTGCTATTTTTGTCTGCCATCGGCGCGATCGTGGTTACTACTTGCTCAACCAGAGTTGAAATGGTGAAGGTTTCGAGGTGGAGGTCGATGTGGCCGGCTTCAATTTTGGTCAAGTCGAGAATATCTTTAATCAGGTCTAGTAGGTGCTTGCCGGCCGTGTTAATACTCTTGAGGTCGTCTATGAGCTCTTCGACACCGAGGTCTCGGGCGTCTTCTTGCAGGATCTCGCTGTAGCCGATGATGGCGTTGAGGGGGGTTCTGAGTTCGTGACTCATGTTGGCGAGAAAAATGCTTTTGGATCTATTTGCAGCTTCGGCTGCTACTGCGGCCCGGCGGAATTCTTCGGAACGCAAGCGTTCGGTGATGTCGGTGGTCATGATTAAAACGCACTGAGTGCTGCCGAGGTCGATGAGTTCCATTGACAGCAGCCAGTCGCGCACTTCGCCGACTTTGGTGCGAATTTTGATTTCTTGGTTGCTGATCGAATTTTGTGATTGCAAAATCTGGGCGAGCCGCCCCC includes:
- a CDS encoding tetratricopeptide repeat protein; translation: MKPEAIDWDEDLPPAEPEEEYLTLVRTLKRTDGFSLLFVECSPAEGERWITRVKTDIPQQNIEVLRLKESVYDFYNLIEELPNRARINVLFVQGLEYSLYEYEQEKKDIGWESKDIYSYSWRGVPPVFINLNQQRERFRDNFKICFVFLLPKFAIDYFIQRAPDFFDWRSSLFKLSMDKELLQLESRQACSERWKQEDYLALTPQERKRELVRIQSLIDEDGQTPEQQAELFYEQGLLYGYAEESAKAIASFDKALEFKPDNHVAWYNRGIALGSLGRFEEAIASYDKALEFKPDEEYAWNNRGIALGNLGKLEAAIASYDKALEIKPDYHEAWNNRGIALGNLGRLEAAITSFDKALEIKPEYHEAWNNRGIALGNLGRWEEAIVSYDQALEFKADLYEAWNNRGSALGNLGRLEAAIASYDKALEIKAYSYEAWYNRGIALDNLGRWEAAIASYDKALEIKPDYHVPWNNRGIALGNLGRLEEAIASFDKALEIKPDDDEAWYNRGIALGNLGRWEEAIASFDKALEIKPDYHVGWYNRGNALGNLGRGKEAIASYDKALEFKPDDHAAWYYRGISLDDLGRGEEAIASYDKALEFKPDDDAAWNNRGLALGNLGRLEEAIASYDKALEFKPDDDAAWYSIRHLRFIIKLAVMSCIVKLTKRFRICSKPSI
- a CDS encoding response regulator, which gives rise to MKGDEGSVLVVDDNEVNRDLLARRLQRQGHVVTVAEDGLQALEMLRSDPFDLVLLDIMMPQMNGYQVLESLKADENLRYIPVIMISAVDDIDSIVRCIELGAEDYLSKPFNPVLLKARISACLEKKRLRDKEQAYLHELAQEKEKSERLLLNILPKAIAQRLKHGEITIADSFAEVTVMFADLVGFTKLSAHLSPAQLVELLNEIFSAFDELAERYGLEKIKTIGDAYMVVGGLPTPSDDHAESIAEMALEIQAAMTKIHTKGGQPLSIRIGIHTGPVEAGVIGTKKFTYDLWGDTVNTASRMESQGVAGSIQVTVATYERLRDKYVFEERGVIPVKGKGDMMTYLLMGRNA
- a CDS encoding response regulator; this translates as MHPHLQRQLEQLGLVGESPPPTAEQWQLLLEQVSCSYDGVQSQQQLQREDCFNLETVALKDLTNSPQSPQDSPTASEFDRLRATSVNSLGAGVCILDRKGCVISVNPEAERLLGWRESELAGVSLLERIGKQKKGNKSPVLTAPKQSPSKSEDVTIAPTLNLQEAIASSQPCNNWDDEFLCRDGKILPVSYFFHPAVEGSEISVLVFFDIREQKQSLSILQAVLKSTDAGILAVDRNGNICNYNQKFLEMWGLSASQGKLSRSTFATLKNTIKTGFPLDREQLKYPQRFLQNVIKVSADPDTKINELLEFKDGKILELNSLPSKVGAKTVGRVWSFRDVTELKKVEESLQYQIESAQLIARLSSHFISQPLSEINKGIDQTLEAIATLSGFDRSYIYLLSEDNTRADKTYEWCRESIPAVKDSTYKQIDIAQIPWIAEKLDRAECLYIPEIGELAPPAKAEIGYFIGQISAEFQTDSPSQTLNQTATASIPSIGASLNNLEFKKQLQNIQSLIIVPLICSKNLVGFLGFDGLKQTAGRATEISTQLKMVGEMLANVLERKRAEAALRQSETKYRSIFENAVEGIFQTTPSGHYLNGNRALARIYGYESYTQMLAEFTDINRQFYVDPHRRAEFMAQLGARRQVSKFESQIYRRDGSTIWISENARSICDENGSVLYYEGTVQDITDRKQAESAMQLALEAAESANRAKSTFLANMSHELRTPLNAIIGYSEMLKEEAEELGSCESVPDLEKICSAGKHLLSLIDDILDISKIEAGRMDLYLETFEIHTLIESAVATARPLVDKNGNTLEVYCPDNLDTMHADMTKVRQVLLNLLSNAAKFTQNGRIAIGVERIKNEQLKMKNQEESSQILISNSEFLSFRVADTGIGMTQEQLERVFQPFTQADASTTREYGGTGLGLAISQRFCQMMGGSIEVSSTLGAGTTFTVLLPTAIKQPEIPNKVHDSTSPPDAPAVGTVLVVDDDPISRDLIQRALSRQGLHIEVAGSGEQALRLAKQLRPDAITLDVIMPGMDGWAVLSALKADPELAEIPVILLSFVGNKSLGFALGASDYLTKPVDGKRLAALLNKYRRDQDGVASNNLTCQILIVEDDVATREILRCVLETQGWAVTEADSGRAALDRLKVARPHLILLDLTLPEMDGFELIGEIRKSHSGDPIPIVVITGKDLTPAESQQLNGYVERVLQKGVYSCDTLLRDVRSIVNDRFDRRYDSKGKENTNG
- a CDS encoding response regulator codes for the protein MAKILLVEDNEMNRDMLSRRLARKGHEVFIAVDGAEGVSMALAKVPDLILMDMSLPVLDGWQATQQIKAAPETSRIPVIALTAHAMAGDREKCLAAGCNDYDTKPVEFPRLLGKIETLLKEAMT
- a CDS encoding ATP-binding protein, giving the protein MTQNTEKLLKDLYNAFNPSSPLPAGDPQYVDCGEVRGDDNITLDLGLNIERSEPMTCQLYAGHRGAGKSTELLRLQQHLNNKGYFVVYFAADAEDINPEDTEYTDILLACTRHLLEAIKEADSKPLVNWMKDRWDDLKDLGLTEISFEKLSLEAQISQFAKLTANVRTQPSLRHKIREKVEPQTQTLIDALNEFIGDAKKKLPNKYSQLVAIADNLDRIVPFSAADAGGRSNLDQIFLDRSEQLQALDCHVVYTVPISMVHSNRAADLSDKYNTPQVLPMILVQNLDGSAHQPGLAKIKELIKKRVQKIAPNLSLETGLFDTEETLERLCLMSGGHVRDLMKMMRESVNQTQNLPITAKAAQRAITKERNVYRKTPGQDEWSILAKVSISHRILNEEKHRSLLFNRCILEYRYFDDEGEMQPWYDVHPLIKGIQEFKEAVALLQP